One genomic region from Lynx canadensis isolate LIC74 chromosome E1, mLynCan4.pri.v2, whole genome shotgun sequence encodes:
- the CENPV gene encoding centromere protein V isoform X3, whose protein sequence is MRRARSGAAAKPRVQKRPGASGAPAAAPSAPSASRSRRSTGQAGGESRAAARQPSAKRRPTQSSPRAQEAGPGQPPPELPLLPPPPPPPPPPASPAASLPDLGDQRERWETFQKRQRLTFEGAAKLLLDTFEYQGLVKHTGGCHCGAVRFEVWASADLHIFDCNCSICKKKQNRHFIVPASRFKLLKGAESITTYTFNTHKAQHTFCKRCGVQSFYTPRSNPGGFGRLIMK, encoded by the exons ATGCGGCGGGCGAGAAGCGGCGCGGCAGCCAAGCCACGCGTGCAGAAGCGGCCGGGAGCCTCCGGGGCCCCCGCGGCCGCCCCCTCGGCCCCCAGCGCCAGCCGCTCCCGGCGCTCCACGGGCCAGGCCGGGGGCGAGAGCAGGGCGGCGGCGAGGCAGCCGTCGGCGAAGCGGCGGCCGACGCAGTCGTCGCCGCGGGCCCAGGAGGCGGGCCCCGGGCAGCCGCCGCCGGAGCTGCCTctgctcccgccgccgccgccgccgccgcccccccccgccTCGCCCGCTGCCTCGCTGCCCGACCTGGGCGACCAGCGGGAGCGCTGGGAGACGTTCCAGAAGCGACAGAGGCTTACCTTCGAGGGCGCCGCCAAGCTGCTGCTGGACACCTT CGAATACCAGGGCCTGGTGAAACACACCGGAGGCTGCCACTGTGGGGCAGTTCGTTTTGAAGTTTGGGCCTCGGCGGACTTGCACATCTTTGACTGCAA ctgCAGCATTtgcaagaagaaacagaatagacACTTCATTGTCCCAGCTTCTCGCTTCAAGCTCCTGAAG GGAGCAGAGAGTATAACCACATACACGTTCAACACGCACAAGGCGCAGCACACGTTCTGTAAGAGATGCGGCGTTCAGAGCTTTTACACTCCCCGCTCGAACCCTGGAGGCTTTG
- the CENPV gene encoding centromere protein V isoform X2 translates to MRRARSGAAAKPRVQKRPGASGAPAAAPSAPSASRSRRSTGQAGGESRAAARQPSAKRRPTQSSPRAQEAGPGQPPPELPLLPPPPPPPPPPASPAASLPDLGDQRERWETFQKRQRLTFEGAAKLLLDTFEYQGLVKHTGGCHCGAVRFEVWASADLHIFDCNCSICKKKQNRHFIVPASRFKLLKGAESITTYTFNTHKAQHTFCKRCGVQSFYTPRSNPGGFAESPSPLQVQLGSEERKQALDTCSG, encoded by the exons ATGCGGCGGGCGAGAAGCGGCGCGGCAGCCAAGCCACGCGTGCAGAAGCGGCCGGGAGCCTCCGGGGCCCCCGCGGCCGCCCCCTCGGCCCCCAGCGCCAGCCGCTCCCGGCGCTCCACGGGCCAGGCCGGGGGCGAGAGCAGGGCGGCGGCGAGGCAGCCGTCGGCGAAGCGGCGGCCGACGCAGTCGTCGCCGCGGGCCCAGGAGGCGGGCCCCGGGCAGCCGCCGCCGGAGCTGCCTctgctcccgccgccgccgccgccgccgcccccccccgccTCGCCCGCTGCCTCGCTGCCCGACCTGGGCGACCAGCGGGAGCGCTGGGAGACGTTCCAGAAGCGACAGAGGCTTACCTTCGAGGGCGCCGCCAAGCTGCTGCTGGACACCTT CGAATACCAGGGCCTGGTGAAACACACCGGAGGCTGCCACTGTGGGGCAGTTCGTTTTGAAGTTTGGGCCTCGGCGGACTTGCACATCTTTGACTGCAA ctgCAGCATTtgcaagaagaaacagaatagacACTTCATTGTCCCAGCTTCTCGCTTCAAGCTCCTGAAG GGAGCAGAGAGTATAACCACATACACGTTCAACACGCACAAGGCGCAGCACACGTTCTGTAAGAGATGCGGCGTTCAGAGCTTTTACACTCCCCGCTCGAACCCTGGAGGCTTTG CAGAATCCCCAAGCCCTCTTCAGGTGCAGTTAGGGTCTGAGGAGAGGAAGCAAGCTTTGGACACTTGTTCAGGATGA